In Vanacampus margaritifer isolate UIUO_Vmar chromosome 9, RoL_Vmar_1.0, whole genome shotgun sequence, the following proteins share a genomic window:
- the LOC144058135 gene encoding solute carrier family 45 member 4-like isoform X5, translating into MGELTASDLDQKRRPTEDDSESETEDAEEASGEGRRSQIPLHRWVMHGAVMFGREFCYAMETALVTPVLLQIGLPEQYYSLTWLLSPVFGLILTPVMGSASDRCTLRWGRRRPFILALCIGVLLGMALFLNGSLIGLSIGDRPSSQPMGIILTVVGVVVLDFSADACDGPIRAYLLDVADTEEQDMALNIHAFSAGLGGALGYMLGGLDWTGTALGQAFKSQQQVLFLFAAIIFIVSVTLHMFSIPEKQFVASQQLRVAGRRDSTSQSSYRLISHTPPLLEAIAEEDPPCRESDKSEPEVKELDFLVMERMRSKSDSVLAMPDTKIKLDPDLDLQGQVFLPEVHQALPEIQEGLEDAFKPSNPSMESLSPSGPAKFTDGVVVVQSEDFALSELNGQINGSSEVSPASDGSHMKPKTKLANGVNAGLSPTEHDDATKNHTSNKAGARLFNATASPRPHKHTFYRQPSFTFSYYGRVRSQRHRLRRTATSSPQPITTSRSLNDLSDLQLHADRRAFQLSESSLTSQGSSSGGGPSRGTTVRLLWLSMLKMPKQLWRLCICHLVTWFSYIAQAVFYTDFMGQAIFLGDPKAPANSTEFQNYNSGVQMGCWGLVVNAATAAVCSAILQKYLDNFDLSIKVIYIVGTLGFAIGTAVMAIFPNVYIAMVMISSMGIISMSMSYCPYALLGQYHEIKEFIHHSPANTKRGFGIDCAILSCQVYISQILVASALGAVIKAVGTVRVVPMVASGGSFLGFLAASFLVIYPDEEPESPDKDSRDQELACLPVDLGHNGGDGGERLALQ; encoded by the exons ATGGGAGAACTGACAGCCTCGGACCTTGACCAGAAGAGGAGGCCAACCGAAGACGACAGTGAAAGTGAaacagaggatgcagaggaagCGTCGGGTGAAGGCAGACGCTCGCAGATCCCCCTGCACCGCTGGGTCATGCACGGGGCAGTGATGTTTGGACGGGAATTCTGCTATGCTATGGAAACTGCCCTGGTCACACCAGTGTTGCTCCAGATAG GCTTGCCGGAGCAATATTACAGTCTAACTTGGCTCCTCAGTCCTGTCTTTGGCCTCATCCTCACACCTGTGATGGGCTCGGCCAGCGACCGCTGCACGCTCCGATGGGGTCGGAGGAGGCCGTTCATACTGGCCTTGTGTATTGGCGTACTGCTCGGGATGGCCTTGTTCTTAAACGGATCGCTAATTG GCCTTTCCATTGGTGATCGCCCCAGTAGCCAGCCAATGGGCATCATCCTCACAGTTGTGGGCGTGGTGGTGCTGGACTTTAGTGCGGATGCGTGCGATGGACCCATCAGAGCTTACCTTCTTGATGTTGCGGACACAGAGGAGCAAGATATGGCCCTAAATATACACGCCTTTTCCGCAG GTCTCGGTGGCGCTTTGGGCTACATGCTAGGCGGTCTCGACTGGACTGGCACAGCTCTGGGCCAAGCGTTTAAGTCGCAGCAGCAAGTGCTCTTCCTTTTTGCAgccatcatcttcatcgtctCCGTCACACTGCACATGTTCAGTATCCCCGAGAAGCAGTTTGTGGCATCCCAGCAGCTTCGCGTCGCAGGAAGAAGGGATTCAACCAGTCAATCATCTTACCGACTGATTAGTCACACACCACCGCTTCTTGAAGCCATTGCAGAGGAGGACCCGCCTTGCCGAGAGAGCGACAAATCGGAACCTGAGGTGAAGGAACTGGACTTTCTGGTTATGGAGCGAATGCGGAGTAAAAGCGATTCAGTCTTAGCCATGCCAGACACGAAAATCAAGCTGGATCCTGATCTTGACCTGCAAGGCCAAGTTTTCTTGCCAGAGGTCCATCAGGCTTTACCTGAAATCCAGGAAGGTCTAGAAGATGCTTTCAAGCCTTCAAACCCAAGTATGGAGTctttgagtccgagtggacccgCCAAATTTACAGATGGAGTGGTAGTTGTTCAATCTGAAGATTTTGCCTTATCTGAACTTAACGGCCAGATAAATGGTTCTTCTGAAGTTAGTCCGGCCTCTGACGGCTCACATATGAAACCAAAG ACCAAGCTGGCTAATGGTGTCAATGCTGGCTTGTCCCCCACCGAGCACGACGACGCAACCAAAAACCACACCTCCAACAAAGCTGGCGCTCGGCTCTTCAACGCCACAGCTTCTCCACGGCCACACAAACATACCTTCTACCGACaa CCATCTTTCACATTCTCTTATTATGGACGAGTGAGATCCCAGCGTCACCGACTGCGACGGACAGCCACCTCGAGTCCGCAGCCAATCACCACTTCCCGCAGTCTGAACGATCTGAGTGACCTGCAGCTGCATGCAGACAGGCGGGCGTTTCAGCTGTCTGAAAGCAGTCTGACTTCACAAGGTTCCAGCAGCGGCGGCGGGCCCAGCAGGGGCACAACCGTGCGACTGCTCTGGTTGTCAATGCTGAAG ATGCCAAAGCAGCTGTGGAGGCTCTGTATATGTCATCTGGTCACATGGTTCTCCTATATAGCGCAAGCTGTCTTCTACACAGATTTCATGGGACAAGCCATCTTCCTTGGTGATCCTAag GCACCGGCCAATTCCACAGAGTTCCAGAATTATAACAGTGGAGTTCAGATGGGGTGTTGGGGGCTTGTGGTCAATGCGGCAACTGCGGCTGTCTGCTCAG CCATCCTTCAGAAATACCTGGATAATTTTGACCTGAGCATCAAGGTCATATACATTGTGGGGACTCTGGGTTTTGCAATAG GAACCGCGGTGATGGCCATCTTTCCAAACGTGTACATTGCCATGGTAATGATCAGCAGCATGGGCATCATCTCCATGAGCATGTCCTACTGCCCGTATGCCTTACTAGGACAGTATCATGAAATTAAAGAG TTCATCCACCACAGTCCAGCCAACACTAAAAGAGGTTTTGGCATTGACTGCGCTATCTTGTCATGTCAA GTCTACATAAGCCAGATTCTGGTGGCATCGGCGCTGGGAGCGGTCATCAAGGCCGTCGGTACCGTGCGAGTCGTTCCGATGGTGGCCTCCGGCGGCTCCTTCCTCGGCTTCCTTGCCGCCTCTTTCCTCGTCATTTACCCGGACGAGGAGCCGGAAAGCCCGGACAAGGATTCCAGGGACCAGGAGTTGGCCTGTTTGCCAGTTGACCTGGGCCACAATGGAGGAGATGGCGGTGAGAGATTAGCTCTGCAGTAG